A genomic region of Amphiura filiformis chromosome 6, Afil_fr2py, whole genome shotgun sequence contains the following coding sequences:
- the LOC140154085 gene encoding serine/threonine-protein kinase Nek7-like, whose product MAEMVRDSFLFAPNDVELQEEIGKGTYSRVFAAAYKNSSGQRCNAAAKKVRTSSMQHREIQTMQQLDHTNIIKFYGVYIVGEMDETYILMELAERKDLRCFLNGYRVEKPNPVRLPQGLVWKWVTEAASALEYLHALHQSHRDIKSLNYLVMSDFTLKLGDLGLTKKLFHTANTKGGGTCQWMAPEVISKQLRSPKSDVFSFGIVVWETVTTDIPFFSIKGDFKIMRAICDGKRPEIPDDCPSELRHLMQCCWEADYNKRPTMEEICAALKPCIAGKPVFSPADVNLEVKTTMGPPAASGTHGTNSLMMDLGTGSAIQDVHMMTQSPCASREQIDGGGDTLPGAASMPGPLTSHPSTSRSISHVSLGDQTPIQMPVQDTLAPGDSIDLGQHQQQLQQQQFQQQLQ is encoded by the exons ATGGCAGAAATGGTCAGAGATAGTTTTCTTTTTGCCCCAAATGATGTTGAACTGCAGGAAGAAATCGGCAAGGGGACGTACTCGCGTGTGTTTGCAGCTGCCTACAAGAATTCATCAGGCCAAAGGTGTAACGCAGCTGCTAAGAAAGTTAGAACTAGTTCCATGCAGCACAGAGAGATCCAAACAATGCAACAACTTGATCACACGAATATCATCAAATTTTACGGGGTGTATATTGTTGGGGAGATGGATGAAACATACATTCTTATGGAACTTGCAGAAAGAAAGGACCTGCGTTGCTTTCTCAATGGGTATCGAGTAGAAAAGCCTAACCCGGTGCGACTACCTCAGGGGCTAGTGTGGAAGTGGGTTACCGAAGCCGCTTCTGCTCTTGAATACCTTCATGCGTTGCATCAAAGTCATCGCGATATCAAATCCTTGAATTATTTAGTCATGTCTGATTTTACACTGAAGCTAGGGGATTTGGGACTCACCAAGAAACTGTTTCACACCGCTAATACAAAAGGTGGTGGGACATGTCAGTGGATGGCTCCTGAAGTAATATCCAAGCAGCTGAGATCACCAAAATCAGACGTCTTCTCCTTTGGAATAGTTGTATGGGAGACTGTCACGACAGATATTCCATTCTTCAGTATCAAGGGTGACTTTAAAATAATGAGGGCTATATGTGATGGAAAGCGGCCAGAAATTCCTGACGATTGTCCGAGTGAACTACGACATCTTATGCAGTGTTGTTGGGAGGCAGATTACAATAAGAGGCCTACAATGGAAGAAATTTGTGCAGCTCTAAAGCCAT gtATAGCTGGCAAGCCAGTATTTTCACCAGCAGATGTGAACCTTGAAG TGAAAACTACTATGGGCCCACCAGCAGCATCAGGAACACACGGTACTA attcttTGATGATGGACTTGGGGACTGGATCTGCTATCCAAG ATGTTCACATGATGACACAAAGTCCTTGTGCTTCAAGAGAGCAAATAGATGGAGGGGGCGACACTCTACCTGGAGCAG CTTCTATGCCAGGCCCACTTACTAGCCATCCATCCACAAGCCGGTCCATAAGTCATGTATCACTAGGAGACCAAACACCTATACAGATGCCTGTACAAGATACACTAGCACCTGGAGATTCAATTGACTTGGGACAGCATCAACAACAGCTGCAGCAGCAGCAGTTTCAACAGCAGctacag